AGCTGGATGGTGACCGCCACGTTGTTGACCCGCTGCGTGGCCCGGGTGGACAGCGCGACCAGGATCGCTTGCAGCAGCAGCACGAGCGCGGTGATGGCCCAGGCGTTCTCGTTGCTGCCCTGGTACTGGAACAGCACCGGCAGGATGGTCGCGGCGATCGTGTAGTCCACGGCGACCACGACCACGCCGAGGAAGGTGAACGACACCCAGCCCATGATCCAGCCCAGGATCGGGTTCGCCAGCCGGGAGATCCACTGGTACGCGTAGCCGCTCACAGGGATCCGCGCCGCCAGTGCACCGAAGATCAGCGCCACGCTCAGCTGGCCGATGACCACGACCGGCCAGGTCCAGATGCCCATCGGACCGGATGAGCTGAGCACCGATCCGTATGCGGTGAAGATGCCGGTCGCGATCGAGACGAATCCGAAAGCCACCGCGAAGGAGGTGTACCAGCCGAGTTCGCGCTTCATCTCCTGCGCGTAGCCGAACTCCGAGAGCCCGTTCGCGCCGCGCTCACCGGGCGTTGTCATTTCCGCCCTCCTTCGTCTGCTCTGCCGGGCCGAGATGCGTCGGATGCCGGGGTGTTCTGGTCGTCCTCGGGCTGGATGATCCGGCCGCCGGCTTCGGCGATTGCCCGGACCAGCTCCGCCGGGGGCTCCTGGTCGGTGACCACGCCGGTGAGCTGATCCAGTGCTGCGACGCGGTAGGGGGCGACGCGTTGATGCTTGGTGCTGTCGACCAGCGCGTAGCTCGCGGCGCAGTTGCGGATCATGGCTCGCCGCGCGTGGCATTCCTCGAGGTGGAAGTCGGTCAGTCCGGCTCCGGCGGCCAACCCGCCGGAGCCGAGGAACGCGATGTCGGCGTGGATTTCCTGGAAGAAATCGTGCGCCACCGGGCCGGACAGGGCCAGGTCACCGCGCCGCATGCGGCCGCCGCTGACGTGCAGCTCCACTCCGGGGACATCGGCGAGTTCGGTGGCGACCCGCATCGAGCAGGTCGCCACCACGCCGGTGAAGTCCTTCGGGATGCTGCGCGCGAGTTCGACTGCGGTCGTCCCGACGTCGATGACGACTGTTTGACCTGGCTGGACGAGTTGCGCCGCCATCCGGCCGATGACCGACTTGGCCTGCTGCGCGGTGCTGGAGCGCTCCAGGAAGGGAGCTTCGTCGCCGAGGTGGCCGGTGCGCACGGCACCGCCTCGGACGCGCGTCAGGACGCCTTTGCTTTCCAGCTCAGCGAGATCGCGCCGGATGGTCTCGGGGGAGACCTTCAGCAGCTCGGAGAACTCCGCCGTCGAGATGACCCGGCCGGACCGGATCGCCTGGTTGATGCGGTCGTGCCGCTCAGCAACGAGCATCCTTGACCGTTCCTGTGGGAATCTGTGGGTGAATGTGGAGAAGTATGGAATTCGTTGGATGGCGGTGTCAAGACATCCGAGTGGGACGCAGGTCACTCCACTCGCACGTCCAACGCTGGGGGAGCGCACTGCTGCATGCGGAGTGGCGGAAGGTGCACTCTGAGGTTCCCGTGCTTCAGGCACGCGGGTGCCCTGGCGCGTAGGCGGAACGGTTCGGGGCCTGGTCGGAGAGGCTGGTGAGGGGAGTGACCAGCGCGACGGGTCAACGCGAGGAGAGTGTCGATCCCCGCTCGGAGGGCAGCCCGGTGTGCTGCCGCATTCCCGGGGGGGATCGCCTGCGGTGCGATCAGGCGGTGACGACGTCGACGGCTGCCTCGGAGAGCGCATTGCGCAGGTCTCCGGTTGGCTCGGTGTCGACGACGACGCCGGTGAGCTGGTCGAGGGAGCAGACGTGGTGGCCGGCGATGCGGCCGAACTTCTCGCTGGAGACCAGGGCGTAAGAGCGGTGGGCGTTGGCGAGCACGGTTCGGCGCACCGCGATTTCCTCGAGGTGGTAGTCGGTGAGGCCGGCTTCCGGGTGCAGGCCGCCCGAGCCGAGGAAGGCGATATCCGGGTAGGTCTCGGCGAAGAAACCGGCCGCGGTCGCATTGGAAAGGGCGAGGTCCCCGGACCGCACTCGCCCACCTGAGACCAGGACGTCGAGCTCGGCGCGGTCTGCCAGCTCCGAGGCGACGACGAGCGAGTTGGTCAGCACCGTCGCTGACAGCCCGGCTGGGAGTGCCCGGGCCACCGCGACCGCTGTGGTTCCGACGTCGATCATGATGATCTGACCGTCCCGCACGAGCGAAGCGGCCGCGCGGCCGATCTTGTTCTTGTTCCCGGCGCCCAGGCGCCGGCGCTGTTCGACGGGCGGTTCCTGTGAAATCGGCGGCTCCGTGCTCGCCGCGCCGCCGTGCACCCGGGTGAGTACTCCGCGTTCCTCGAGCGCCACGAGGTCTCGCCGGATCGTTTCCCCGGAGACGGCCAGCTCCCGCATGAGCGTGTCGGTGCTGACGATCTGCGCACTGCGCACCATCTCGGTGATCAGGGCGTGGCGTTCTACGGCGAGCACAGATCGGATTGTAGCTGTGGACTTCTGTGGAAGTCCGTGTCTCGCTCAGGTCAACGGCCAGCGCGGAATGGCGGCCCTGCCGAATCTGTCGGGGGAACGTTCCGGGACTTGAGCAGTCAGCGCGTCCTGGTCGGGTCATCGACCTGGTCGCCCGCTACAAGCTGAACGTCTTGCACCTTCACTTGACCGACTCCGAAGCCTGGCGGCTGGCCTCCACCCGGTACCCGCGCCTGGACAGCGTCGGAGATGGAGTGCCGATCAGCGTTGGCGACCTCGCCGGACTTGACGAACGCGCGGCGGCGCGCGGGGTCACGATCGTGCGCGAGGTCGATCTTCCCGGCCACTCCGCGGCGGCCGTGCGCGCGTACCCGGAGCTTGCGGCGGATACGAGAGCTGCCCGACTGGGCTATCTCGATCCCACTGTTCCCTCTGCCCGCGACTTCATCGAAGCCGAAGCGACCGAGTTCGCCGAATGCTCACCGGCCGCGTTCGTGCACCTGGGCGGCGACGAGCCGTTCGGGATGCCGATGCCCGCCTACGTCGAGGCTGTCCGTTTGGCGGTGGGCGCCGCGCATGCAGCGGGCAGGCGCGTCGTCGCCTGGCAGGAAGCGGTGCGTGCCGGTGCGCTGACAGAAGCCGACATCATGCAGTTCTGGATCGGCGCGGAGAACGTGATCGACGCCGATGCCAAGAAGGCGGAACTGCCGCCCGAAGCCTACCGCTTCGTGGACGAGATGGTCGAACTGTTCGCACAGGCGCCCGCCGACCTCCCTCTCGCAGCCAGCTCGGGGGTTCCGGTGCTGATCTCGTCGAACGACGTGCTGTACCTGGATCGCCGGTACGCCGAGCCCGCAGCCACACCCGAAGGGGAGCGCCGGCGCGAACGGCTCGGGTTTTCCGACTACCCGGCCAAGACGCTGCGCGAGATGCATGAGTGGATGCCGGAGAGGCTCGTCGCCGGTCACGACGTCCAGATCGCGGGCGTCGAGGCTGTGCTGTGGGCCGAGACGATCGAGAGCTTCGACGACCTCGCCTTCCTGCTGCTGCCACGTCTGGGGTCCGCAGCCGAGCGCGCCTGGCAGGCGGCTCCGACCGGCTGGGAGGAGTTCGCGGTGAGGATCGCCCCGCATCGCGCGGTCTGGGAGCGCACCGGATGGAGCGCCGCGTTCGAGCTGGGTGGACAGTGAGGTGGGCGAGACAAGCGGTCAGGTGAGTTCCGAAGCCGCCGGCCTCGTCTGCGAAGACGATCAGCGCGGTATCCCGGCCACCGGACTGGGCATGGCCACCGTCAAGTCCATCGTCGAAGCGCACGGCGGCACGGTGACGGCAACCACCGCAGAGGGCGGAGGCAGCGCCTTCACCGTCACCCACTGACCTATCAACGTCCACAGCGCAGGACAAAGACCCGAACACGGGCTCCTGCAGCATTGTCAGGCCAGGTGGACAACCGAAGTCACGCCGCGTCGAAGGTCCGCACGACCACGCGGTGTTTGCCGCCCCGAGTGCGTTCCATCGGCTCGTCGGTCGTCAGGTCGATGTCGACTGCGCTGCCCACCAGGCGTCGAACTTCGTCGAGTATCATCGAGCGCTCATCCGCCCCGAAACCCGGTGCGACCTCGAGACGTACCAAGACACGACCGGGCTCCGGCTGGACGAACTGGTAGCGGCGCACGTGACGGGCGTCGAAGAAGCATTTACCGAGCGGGTGCATGGAAACGTGCTTGCCGTTCGGCAAATGCAAACTGTCGCCCTGCCGGCCGACCACCCGCTCCAGGAATGTGCCTTCCGCGCCACATGGGCATGTCGCCGCGCCGAGTACGGCCCGATCCCCGATCCGGTATCGCAGGAAGGGCAGCGTCCGGGCGTGCAGGTTCGTCACGACCACGTCGCCCTCCTCGCCCGGTCGACACCGGCGGCTGGCGTCGTCGAGGATCTCGACGATCGAAACATTCTCAGCGAGGTGAAGCCGACCGCGCGAGCATCCTTGGGACAAGATGCCGCCGTCGTTGCACCCGTACTGGTCGCGCAGCGGCGCATCGAAGGCTTGCTCGATGCGCTCTCGCCAGGTCGGGAACAACAGCTCAGCGGTCGTGACGATCGCCTTCGGCGACGGCACGCGAACACCAGCTTCCAGTACGGCGTCGGCCATCGCTGCGACATGGCTCGCGTATCCGTACCAGAGCACTCCCCGCTCGCGCCCGGCCGTGAGTGCGCGTTCCAGGCTCGTCTCCGGGTCGATATGGCATCCCGCTGCGGAGACCACGCGCCCCTCCAGGAGAGAGCGCAAGCGGGACTTCACACCCTCGCTCGCGGACTGCAATGAGGGCGGAGAGCCCACCATTACCAGGCGGTCTCCGTAGCGGTAGCCGGTGCGTTCCCAGAAGTACAGGTTCGCCGCGTACATGTGCGTCCAGGCGCGCTTGTCGAGCGGGTACTGGAACGGGTCGCCGGTACTACCCCCGGTCTTCTTCGCGATGTGCGGAATGTCCCGCCAGCCCCGGCTCAAGAATTTGTCCATGCACGACCGCATCATCGCCTTGTCGATCACGGGGAGCTCGGCGAGGTCCACCTCGTCCACGTCCCGCCCGGCCAGCACGTCGCGGTAGTACGGCACCTCTTCCTGCGCGTGCCGCAAGACAGCGCGCAACCGGTCCCGTTGCCAGGATCGCCGTTCTTGCTCAGGCCACGAGAAAAACTCCGGCAACCATCGGGCCGTGCTCAGATAAGGTGCCCGAAGAACGGGCTCCACAACGCTGCGCGTAACGGCAGAGACCACTCGCGGGCGCAAGGCGGTGTGCAGGCGGAGCAGAGACATCATCCGACCTCCCGGGCCGTTCAATCAGCAAGTCTTCGTGAGACGGGCAGATTCAGTTCTGTGGTTCTCGGGTCGGGCCGATCAGGGCTCCGTGGAGCGGTAGCGCGCTACGACCCTGGTGAAGTCCCAGTCGCGCTGGGGGATCCCGCTCCCCGCGTCATGACTCGGGTCGCCGGGACGGTCGCGGTTGACCGCCCAGAAGGTGAATCGGCCGAGGCGTCGGTCGTTGGCGTAGTCCAGGAAATTGTGGAAGTCCGCCAACGACACGGTTTCCTCGAGACCACCGTTCCTGGACGATATGCCTGCCTTTTGATACGCCTCGTCGATCGGTATTGCGAAGGTGTTGGCCATCTCCGACACGAGCCCTTCGGTGGCCGAGATCGTATCGCGGGTCATGTCCGTGCCCCCGAAGTTGAACGGCATGATGGTGAAGACGTCGACGTTGGCGCCGAGCTCGTGCGCTCGTCGGATGAGCCGCTTGCCGTGGTCGCTCGGGCCGGTGCGTTCCGTGGGGAACACCAGTGTCGTCTTCAGCTCGGGGTTCCGCTGCTTGAGGATCTTCAGTGCGCCGAGTTCGCGGTCTTGCGCTGCAGGGGATTTGAATTCACCCTTCTCGATGTCGATTTCGATCGCTTTGAGCTGGTAGGCGTCGATGACCTTCTGGTACGCGTTCGCCAGGGACTGCGCGTTCGGGCACACCTCGCCCAGCTTTCGCCCCTCCTGGGCGCTGCCCCCCATGGAGACGACGACGTCACCACCCGCGTCGCGGATTCTCTTGATCTGAGTGGCATCGTCTCCGTGCAGCGGCCGTTCGCCGTCCCATGCGGGATCGCAGCCGTTACCGGAGAGGATGAAAGCAAGGGTGAACGCCTTGACGCCGGTTTCCTTCATCACCGCAACCGGATCAGGCGGGTTGCCCCACCCGAAGAAGAGATAGGGCGATGAAGTCACCGTGGCCGTGTTCCGGGAAACACCGTTGCTGTGCGTTCCGCACGAGATGAACGCCCAACCGATCACGAGGGTCATGAAAAGAGCGCGCATCTTCGGCATGATTCGATTCTCCGCTGTCGCCGCGAGAGCCGCCTGCCGCGTCACCGCATGGACGGTCCGGTAATCGGGTGTACTCATTCGGTGGTCCCGCCGACAAGCAAGCCAGCGGATGTGCCGCGCACGCGTCGCAGAAGTCGAACTCGATGCTCGAACGAACGTGCGCCGTGGCGGGAAGCGTGCAGCCGCCCGTCTCGCAATCGGCTGCGCGACCGGGTCGGCCTGAGATCCGGAGGGTAACTTCGATCTTCCGCCGAAGATCTACAGGAGGTCCATTGCTCCCTCGCTGTCGTTCTTCCGCTCCGCATTCTCCTGGCGGCAGATCGGTGCCACTCGATCAGCCTGCGATTGTCGACTTCCAGAGAGTGGATCTAGTTCGTCCGCGCAGGATGTGCGCACCGATTCCGCGAAGATTGCTCGTTATCCGCCGTCGTGGTCACTTTGCGCGTCCGCAGTAAGGCGTGCAGGTGACAACGCCGCGTCCCCGGTCAGAGGTCTGCCTCCTCGTGGGTGCGCAGGACCGCGCTGACGCTGTGCGCCAATCGGTGGAGCATCCACTTTGGTATTGCCAGATCAGCGGATCTCCACATGATGCACAACGATGTCGTATCGGATCCCTGTTGTGTCCCAACTGGTTTCTGGAGGCTTTGTGCGTCGGATGGACAGCATGATCGTTGCCGTAGTGGGCTACGGCTATTGGGGTTCCAAGCACGTACGCGTTCTCAGCACGTTGCCCGGCGTGGAGGTGGTAGTCGTCGACCGGGATCTCGGACGGCTGGCCGAGGCCCACCGCCACTTCCCGGTGGCGGGCACAGCGTGCGCGCTGGACGAGGTTCTCCCCGACGTGCACGCGGTCGTGGTGGCAACTCCACCGTGCTCGC
This portion of the Saccharopolyspora antimicrobica genome encodes:
- a CDS encoding DeoR/GlpR family DNA-binding transcription regulator, which codes for MLVAERHDRINQAIRSGRVISTAEFSELLKVSPETIRRDLAELESKGVLTRVRGGAVRTGHLGDEAPFLERSSTAQQAKSVIGRMAAQLVQPGQTVVIDVGTTAVELARSIPKDFTGVVATCSMRVATELADVPGVELHVSGGRMRRGDLALSGPVAHDFFQEIHADIAFLGSGGLAAGAGLTDFHLEECHARRAMIRNCAASYALVDSTKHQRVAPYRVAALDQLTGVVTDQEPPAELVRAIAEAGGRIIQPEDDQNTPASDASRPGRADEGGRK
- a CDS encoding DeoR/GlpR family DNA-binding transcription regulator; this translates as MLAVERHALITEMVRSAQIVSTDTLMRELAVSGETIRRDLVALEERGVLTRVHGGAASTEPPISQEPPVEQRRRLGAGNKNKIGRAAASLVRDGQIIMIDVGTTAVAVARALPAGLSATVLTNSLVVASELADRAELDVLVSGGRVRSGDLALSNATAAGFFAETYPDIAFLGSGGLHPEAGLTDYHLEEIAVRRTVLANAHRSYALVSSEKFGRIAGHHVCSLDQLTGVVVDTEPTGDLRNALSEAAVDVVTA
- a CDS encoding family 20 glycosylhydrolase → MEVRVSLRSTASAEWRPCRICRGNVPGLEQSARPGRVIDLVARYKLNVLHLHLTDSEAWRLASTRYPRLDSVGDGVPISVGDLAGLDERAAARGVTIVREVDLPGHSAAAVRAYPELAADTRAARLGYLDPTVPSARDFIEAEATEFAECSPAAFVHLGGDEPFGMPMPAYVEAVRLAVGAAHAAGRRVVAWQEAVRAGALTEADIMQFWIGAENVIDADAKKAELPPEAYRFVDEMVELFAQAPADLPLAASSGVPVLISSNDVLYLDRRYAEPAATPEGERRRERLGFSDYPAKTLREMHEWMPERLVAGHDVQIAGVEAVLWAETIESFDDLAFLLLPRLGSAAERAWQAAPTGWEEFAVRIAPHRAVWERTGWSAAFELGGQ
- a CDS encoding ATP-binding protein, which produces MGETSGQVSSEAAGLVCEDDQRGIPATGLGMATVKSIVEAHGGTVTATTAEGGGSAFTVTH
- a CDS encoding phenylacetate--CoA ligase family protein; this translates as MMSLLRLHTALRPRVVSAVTRSVVEPVLRAPYLSTARWLPEFFSWPEQERRSWQRDRLRAVLRHAQEEVPYYRDVLAGRDVDEVDLAELPVIDKAMMRSCMDKFLSRGWRDIPHIAKKTGGSTGDPFQYPLDKRAWTHMYAANLYFWERTGYRYGDRLVMVGSPPSLQSASEGVKSRLRSLLEGRVVSAAGCHIDPETSLERALTAGRERGVLWYGYASHVAAMADAVLEAGVRVPSPKAIVTTAELLFPTWRERIEQAFDAPLRDQYGCNDGGILSQGCSRGRLHLAENVSIVEILDDASRRCRPGEEGDVVVTNLHARTLPFLRYRIGDRAVLGAATCPCGAEGTFLERVVGRQGDSLHLPNGKHVSMHPLGKCFFDARHVRRYQFVQPEPGRVLVRLEVAPGFGADERSMILDEVRRLVGSAVDIDLTTDEPMERTRGGKHRVVVRTFDAA
- a CDS encoding chitinase; translated protein: MTRQAALAATAENRIMPKMRALFMTLVIGWAFISCGTHSNGVSRNTATVTSSPYLFFGWGNPPDPVAVMKETGVKAFTLAFILSGNGCDPAWDGERPLHGDDATQIKRIRDAGGDVVVSMGGSAQEGRKLGEVCPNAQSLANAYQKVIDAYQLKAIEIDIEKGEFKSPAAQDRELGALKILKQRNPELKTTLVFPTERTGPSDHGKRLIRRAHELGANVDVFTIMPFNFGGTDMTRDTISATEGLVSEMANTFAIPIDEAYQKAGISSRNGGLEETVSLADFHNFLDYANDRRLGRFTFWAVNRDRPGDPSHDAGSGIPQRDWDFTRVVARYRSTEP